Proteins co-encoded in one Lineus longissimus chromosome 11, tnLinLong1.2, whole genome shotgun sequence genomic window:
- the LOC135496255 gene encoding ribonuclease P protein subunit p29-like isoform X1, with amino-acid sequence METGKIVTGKDLYNSLPTYATGERKKLGLPSKDSMSEHFVTAFLKQHVNPQRLRNELVDILDPHKAQKLENCGKHTLKKHMKPKKKEKLTTKDKKSARLFEIKPEHQKYELYEPMHQLWKDYMFDLIDFSHFDFRNPSIQQALLKADYHGCILTVTKSKCDSLVGISGIIIQETKNTFKIITKDDKLKVLPKRNSIFTFLLKDYVFNIHGDNFLSKTSMRARKTFKGGGKVMDIS; translated from the exons ATGGAGACTGGGAAAATTGTGACAGGAA AGGATCTGTACAACAGCCTGCCCACATATGCTACAGGAGAGCGAAAAAAATTGGGTCTTCCG TCAAAAGATTCCATGAGCGAGCACTTCGTGACCGCATTTCTCAAGCAACACGTCAATCCGCAACGCCTGAGAAATGAACTGGTTGACATCCTGGACCCGCACAAGGCCCAGAAACTCGAGAATTGTGGCAAGCACACTCTGAAGAAACACATGAAAccgaaaaagaaggaaaaactGACAACGAAGGACAAGAAGAGTGCAAGATTGTTTGAAATCAAACCAGAACATCAGAA ATATGAGCTCTATGAACCGATGCATCAGCTGTGGAAAGACTACATGTTTGACCTCATTGACTTTTCACA TTTTGACTTCCGCAACCCTAGTATCCAGCAGGCGCTCTTGAAGGCAGACTACCATGGCTGTATCCTGACAGTAACCAAGTCGAAATGTGATTCCCTGGTGGGCATATCTGGAATCATCATACAAGAAacgaaaaatacattcaagatTATTACAAAGGATGATAAGTTAAAAG TTTTACCAAAGAGGAATAGTATTTTCACATTCCTGCTCAAAGACTACGTGTTCAATATCCATGGTGATAACTTCTTATCCAAGACCAGTATGAGGGCTAGGAAGACGTTTAAGGGTGGGGGGAAGGTCATGGACATTTCGTGA
- the LOC135496255 gene encoding ribonuclease P protein subunit p29-like isoform X2: MSEHFVTAFLKQHVNPQRLRNELVDILDPHKAQKLENCGKHTLKKHMKPKKKEKLTTKDKKSARLFEIKPEHQKYELYEPMHQLWKDYMFDLIDFSHFDFRNPSIQQALLKADYHGCILTVTKSKCDSLVGISGIIIQETKNTFKIITKDDKLKVLPKRNSIFTFLLKDYVFNIHGDNFLSKTSMRARKTFKGGGKVMDIS, from the exons ATGAGCGAGCACTTCGTGACCGCATTTCTCAAGCAACACGTCAATCCGCAACGCCTGAGAAATGAACTGGTTGACATCCTGGACCCGCACAAGGCCCAGAAACTCGAGAATTGTGGCAAGCACACTCTGAAGAAACACATGAAAccgaaaaagaaggaaaaactGACAACGAAGGACAAGAAGAGTGCAAGATTGTTTGAAATCAAACCAGAACATCAGAA ATATGAGCTCTATGAACCGATGCATCAGCTGTGGAAAGACTACATGTTTGACCTCATTGACTTTTCACA TTTTGACTTCCGCAACCCTAGTATCCAGCAGGCGCTCTTGAAGGCAGACTACCATGGCTGTATCCTGACAGTAACCAAGTCGAAATGTGATTCCCTGGTGGGCATATCTGGAATCATCATACAAGAAacgaaaaatacattcaagatTATTACAAAGGATGATAAGTTAAAAG TTTTACCAAAGAGGAATAGTATTTTCACATTCCTGCTCAAAGACTACGTGTTCAATATCCATGGTGATAACTTCTTATCCAAGACCAGTATGAGGGCTAGGAAGACGTTTAAGGGTGGGGGGAAGGTCATGGACATTTCGTGA